TACCTATAATTCTACTGGAAACTTCAACGTAACATTGTCCGCATCCAATAGCTTCGGTGGTACACCCGCCACCAAGAATCAGTATATCAAGGTGCAGGCAGGTGGACCGTATCCAACCGTTAAGGGTGGACCTGCAAGCAACACAGCGGTGGGAGCCGGCGGGTATTTCAATACGAACGACATACGTGGTCTTGTTTTTGACGCATTGCAAGGCGTGATTATTGAGTCCGTGAAGGTGTATGCCAATACCGCTGGTGATCGTGTCATTGAGGTGCAGGATGCTGTCGGTGGTAATACCGTGGTCTCCAAAACAGTGAATATCCCGGCTGGCGAAAGCCGTGTAAATCTCGGTTTTGCTGTTCCTGCAGGTACCGATTATCACATCAAGGTAACCGGGTCACTGGTAGATTTATATCGGAACAATGCCGGTGCAAGTTTTCCATATGATGTGGGTGGCTTGGTTTCCATCACTCAAACAGACTATGCCAGCACCGACCCCAATTACTATTACTACTTCTATGACTGGGAAGTGCGGAAAGAAGGCTGTGATCCTTCAACAGGTGTGGGTGACCAACCTATAAGCGGAACTTTTGAGCTTTATCCGAATCCTTCTTCCAATCTTGTTACCGTAAAGCTTTTGAATCCTCAGGTAAGCGTCTCACAAGTTCAGGTGTATGACATGCTGGGCAAGAGAGTTAATCCACCGATGAAACAGCTCGGATCTCAACAGGTTCAACTGGATTTCCGCGGATGGAAACGTGGTATCTATCTGATTAGGGTAGGAAATGATTCCAATGGTGCTGTGCAACGTTTGGTAATTATGTAATTCGTGAAGTTATGAGTTGAGCTTCTCCCCCGGCTCAATTCTATATGCTGAACCTTACCGGGTTCACATTAGATCAAAAAAAGACACCCATCTTGGGTGTCTTTTTTTGTGTTTCAGACCCTGTTTTTCCCTAATTCCTGAATGGGTCTGAAAAGCGGGGACTTGTAAGGATATCCTGATCTACCATGGTTTTTAAGAATGCTTCCAGCGCCTGTTTTTCATGTTCTGTCAATCCCAGGCGGATAGGAGGTGGGTTGCTCGGATCATCTCCCGGCTCCAGCGGTAGATCGCTATAGTGTCCTTTCCTTAGATTAAATGCCAGGTTCGGATGGGGTTGAATACCCTCGTTGTAGTGATCAATGACTTCCCTTAATGTTGCAAACCTGCCATCGTGCATATAAGGTGCGGTTCTGGAGATGTTCAGAAGAGAAGGTACTTTAAAGGATCCGTAGAGATGTTCACGGTTGATAACAGTCCCAACCCCATTATCCTTGTATTCGATATCGAGCCCAATGTTCTGAGATTCTCCTGACCATCCAGATAAAAAGGTGGAACTGGTATGACATCCCGAGCATTTCGCTTTTCCAATGAACAGTTTTCTTCCTTCATGTTCCAATGCAGTAAATTGGGAAGGACTGGTGGAATAACGCAAAGGAATATTGACTGTGGCATTCATGGTTCCGAGAAAGAAACTCAAGGCTCTCTGAATTCGTTCCACACTGATTACTTCGTCTCCGTAAGCATCCTTAAATAGCTTACCGTAGTAAGGCCTTTGACCTAATTTTTCAGGTAGAATGGACAGGTCAAAGATGAACATCTCTGTATGATTTTGTACCGGTTGAAGCACGGCTTCGTCAAAATCGGCTGCCCGGTTATCCCAGAATCGTCGGGTATTGTCGTTCAGGAGGCTCGAGGTATTTCTTGCTGTGGGCAAGCCTTCCAGACCTTTGCTGACAGCTGTATTATCCGCGAATCCGAATGTTTGCTTATGACAGGAACCACAGGATACGGTATTGTTAAGAGACAGTGCTTTCTCATAGAACAATACCCTTCCAAGCGTAGCTTTTGCATTGTTTGTTGATTTGTAATCATAGGGTGTGTCTGGTAATTGAGGTTCCGGACTTTTTGCAATATCCTTATTAAGTAGATCATCCTTACCGCA
Above is a window of Flavobacteriales bacterium DNA encoding:
- a CDS encoding PKD domain-containing protein; its protein translation is MTPALTGNNTSWSSQTNNSIASYKSGASCLTSGTCTNDAPAVSEFSADKTQGCETLTVAFTDLSTNTPTSWSWNFGDGGTSSQQNPTHTYNSTGNFNVTLSASNSFGGTPATKNQYIKVQAGGPYPTVKGGPASNTAVGAGGYFNTNDIRGLVFDALQGVIIESVKVYANTAGDRVIEVQDAVGGNTVVSKTVNIPAGESRVNLGFAVPAGTDYHIKVTGSLVDLYRNNAGASFPYDVGGLVSITQTDYASTDPNYYYYFYDWEVRKEGCDPSTGVGDQPISGTFELYPNPSSNLVTVKLLNPQVSVSQVQVYDMLGKRVNPPMKQLGSQQVQLDFRGWKRGIYLIRVGNDSNGAVQRLVIM
- a CDS encoding cytochrome-c peroxidase, which translates into the protein MKTRHMLWGLTSVLLIIIACGKDDLLNKDIAKSPEPQLPDTPYDYKSTNNAKATLGRVLFYEKALSLNNTVSCGSCHKQTFGFADNTAVSKGLEGLPTARNTSSLLNDNTRRFWDNRAADFDEAVLQPVQNHTEMFIFDLSILPEKLGQRPYYGKLFKDAYGDEVISVERIQRALSFFLGTMNATVNIPLRYSTSPSQFTALEHEGRKLFIGKAKCSGCHTSSTFLSGWSGESQNIGLDIEYKDNGVGTVINREHLYGSFKVPSLLNISRTAPYMHDGRFATLREVIDHYNEGIQPHPNLAFNLRKGHYSDLPLEPGDDPSNPPPIRLGLTEHEKQALEAFLKTMVDQDILTSPRFSDPFRN